The following are encoded together in the Edaphobacter lichenicola genome:
- a CDS encoding GGDEF domain-containing protein, with product MSVRRTEAEAASLRAIWTRDLLDSQPELECDELVRLAACLCGTPLGLVTLLDERHQWYRASEVLKMGETPREVAFCAHAVRQTGLFMVKDALLDSRFSSNPLVTLDPAIRFFAGVGLHDSDGEPIGTFCVVDMSPRILSEDQSEALEIFGRQISLRLQAVVQRRALEQALTEKERASAGLRASEELFRAFMNASPFLSYIKDAAGRLLFYNRSFAQRFGVSEYAWLGRTDEQLWSRKLTKSVRTHDLEVMAGGKMVETEEHIRNSDGSVSSLRSFKFPCHDSAGNVLLAGVAVDVSEEVAHQAELERYHRELEDANDQLRKLAVTDELTGLRNRRSFEERLVMEFSLARRRKRELSVLLIDVDDFKTINDRWGHAAGDEVLRRLGMILRTTVRLPDLPARYGGEEFVVLLPESGEESAMGLARRVMQRVATEDWENQPLTISVGMASMNESLENGFQLVELADEALYAAKRAGKNRVMVHSG from the coding sequence ATGAGCGTGCGTCGAACAGAAGCTGAAGCCGCTAGCTTAAGGGCGATCTGGACACGTGATTTGTTGGACTCCCAGCCAGAGCTTGAATGTGATGAACTGGTTAGGCTTGCTGCCTGTCTCTGCGGAACTCCACTCGGCCTGGTGACGCTGCTCGATGAGCGACACCAATGGTATCGTGCGTCCGAAGTGCTTAAGATGGGCGAGACCCCGAGGGAGGTGGCCTTTTGCGCACACGCGGTACGGCAGACTGGTCTCTTCATGGTGAAGGACGCTCTGCTGGATAGCCGATTTTCCAGCAATCCCCTGGTTACCTTGGATCCGGCGATACGGTTCTTTGCCGGGGTGGGTTTGCATGACTCCGATGGTGAGCCGATCGGGACTTTCTGCGTGGTCGATATGTCCCCCCGCATCCTCAGCGAGGATCAATCCGAGGCTCTCGAGATCTTCGGACGACAGATAAGTCTTCGGCTGCAGGCAGTGGTTCAGCGGCGGGCACTGGAACAGGCTCTGACGGAGAAAGAGAGGGCAAGCGCAGGACTCCGAGCGAGCGAAGAACTGTTTCGCGCGTTCATGAATGCGAGCCCGTTTCTGAGCTACATCAAAGATGCCGCCGGGCGACTACTCTTCTACAATCGCAGCTTCGCGCAAAGATTTGGCGTGAGTGAATATGCGTGGCTCGGACGAACCGATGAGCAGCTCTGGTCCAGAAAGCTGACCAAGTCCGTACGAACTCATGATCTCGAAGTGATGGCTGGCGGAAAGATGGTCGAGACCGAGGAGCACATTCGAAACTCCGATGGATCGGTCAGCTCGTTGCGGTCCTTCAAGTTTCCCTGCCACGATTCTGCGGGGAACGTACTGCTGGCCGGGGTGGCCGTCGATGTGTCGGAGGAGGTAGCGCATCAGGCCGAGCTGGAACGATATCATCGCGAGCTTGAAGATGCCAACGACCAGTTGCGTAAGCTCGCTGTCACCGACGAACTGACAGGATTGCGCAATCGCAGGTCGTTCGAGGAGCGGCTGGTGATGGAGTTCTCGCTGGCGCGACGGAGGAAGCGGGAGCTTTCCGTACTGCTGATCGACGTTGACGACTTCAAAACGATCAATGACCGCTGGGGTCACGCGGCCGGTGACGAGGTCCTGCGCCGACTGGGCATGATTCTGCGAACGACAGTGCGGCTCCCCGATCTGCCTGCGCGATATGGAGGGGAGGAGTTTGTGGTCCTGCTGCCAGAGAGCGGCGAAGAGAGCGCCATGGGCCTCGCCCGACGGGTCATGCAGCGGGTCGCGACTGAGGACTGGGAGAATCAGCCGTTGACCATCAGCGTAGGAATGGCTTCGATGAACGAGTCGCTTG
- a CDS encoding lactonase family protein, with translation MFSRRRFLVLFPAFTASAHAFATWPVRKKKVVPPPSIHVFFGTDTNKGVSKGIYRSTFDPALGQLTPPTLIAATVRPSYLAATPPGVGRRSLYAVNAINDPGATVTTFVMDTKDGNLQQTGRVPSGGAGPAYVSVDSTGRAAFVANYFGASIASYRVQPDGTLSQPVECLDFKDHQKFGALGPISARQDNSHPHCVTISPDDRFLLVCDLGTDHIAVFYIHPETGQLSDPHLFTNERPGSGPRHVVFHPNGRWVYCINEIDSSIDRCLWTATRFSNAPQGLLVNSTFSIKTIAADFPAEKNTAAELTISPDGNFLYASNRGEDSLVVFSIARNGDLALLQRIPCGGKTPRHFTLDPTAQWLLCGNQDSANVTVFRRDAATGKLSGPTQTVALDSPLFTLFA, from the coding sequence ATGTTCTCGCGCCGCCGATTCCTTGTCTTGTTTCCTGCCTTCACGGCCTCTGCGCACGCCTTCGCCACGTGGCCCGTTCGCAAAAAGAAAGTAGTTCCGCCGCCCTCAATTCATGTCTTCTTTGGAACCGACACGAACAAGGGAGTCAGCAAAGGTATCTACCGATCGACCTTCGATCCCGCTCTTGGTCAACTGACTCCGCCAACACTGATTGCCGCCACGGTCCGGCCGTCTTATCTTGCCGCCACCCCTCCTGGTGTGGGACGCCGCTCGCTTTATGCGGTCAATGCCATCAACGATCCTGGCGCTACCGTTACAACTTTTGTGATGGATACGAAAGATGGCAACCTTCAGCAGACCGGGCGGGTTCCCTCAGGTGGCGCCGGGCCCGCTTATGTTTCGGTAGACTCCACCGGTCGCGCCGCCTTTGTAGCTAACTACTTCGGTGCTTCTATCGCCTCTTACCGCGTCCAGCCAGATGGAACGCTCAGCCAGCCGGTCGAATGCCTCGATTTCAAGGATCATCAGAAGTTCGGAGCGCTTGGTCCTATCTCTGCTCGACAGGACAACTCGCACCCGCATTGCGTTACCATCTCCCCCGATGACCGCTTCCTGCTGGTCTGCGATCTTGGCACCGACCATATCGCAGTCTTTTACATTCATCCTGAGACGGGCCAACTCTCCGATCCGCATCTATTCACCAACGAGCGTCCAGGGTCAGGGCCGCGCCACGTCGTCTTCCACCCCAACGGTCGCTGGGTCTATTGCATCAACGAGATCGACTCCAGCATCGATCGCTGCCTGTGGACAGCCACCCGCTTCAGCAATGCACCTCAGGGGCTCTTGGTTAACTCCACCTTCTCGATCAAGACGATCGCGGCGGACTTTCCGGCTGAGAAGAATACCGCTGCGGAACTCACAATCTCTCCCGACGGAAACTTTCTCTACGCCAGCAATCGTGGGGAAGACTCTCTGGTCGTCTTCTCGATCGCAAGGAACGGAGACCTTGCGCTGCTCCAGCGGATCCCCTGCGGTGGCAAGACGCCTCGCCACTTCACGCTGGACCCGACGGCGCAGTGGCTGCTCTGCGGGAATCAGGACTCCGCGAATGTCACGGTCTTTCGCCGGGATGCCGCTACGGGAAAGCTCTCCGGCCCTACGCAGACCGTCGCTTTGGATTCGCCGCTGTTTACCCTCTTCGCCTGA
- a CDS encoding NAD(P)-dependent alcohol dehydrogenase has product MKSRGYAVHDKKSPLIPFSFERREPGANDVVVEIAYSGVCHSDIHQARDEWGGSIYPMVPGHEIVGHVTAVGGAVKKFKVGDLAAVGVIVDSCRVCENCKADEQQYCLKGAVETYNKRDYAGDVTYGGYSNNIVVNENYVHTISPKLNLAAVAPLLCAGITTYSPLRHWKVGANSKVGVVGLGGLGHMGLKFAHSFGAHVVQFTTSENKIEDAKKLGADEVVVTKDAAALAKHTGSFDFILDCVSAPHDINQYLNLLRLNGTLCLVGLPETPLSVAPFSVVANRRSLAGSGIGGMNQTQEMLDYCAEHNIVSDIELISVDKLDEAYERVLKADVKYRFVIDMATLPKG; this is encoded by the coding sequence ATGAAGTCACGTGGATATGCGGTGCACGATAAGAAGTCGCCTCTGATTCCTTTCAGCTTCGAGCGGCGTGAGCCAGGCGCGAACGACGTCGTCGTTGAGATTGCTTACTCCGGTGTCTGCCACTCGGATATCCACCAGGCTCGCGACGAGTGGGGTGGTTCGATCTATCCGATGGTGCCAGGGCACGAGATCGTCGGGCATGTGACCGCAGTTGGTGGTGCGGTAAAGAAGTTCAAAGTAGGCGATCTCGCCGCAGTCGGAGTGATCGTCGACTCCTGCCGGGTGTGCGAAAACTGCAAGGCCGACGAACAGCAGTACTGCCTGAAGGGTGCAGTCGAAACCTACAACAAGCGCGACTACGCGGGCGACGTCACTTATGGTGGCTACTCCAACAACATCGTTGTGAACGAGAACTACGTCCACACGATCTCCCCGAAGCTGAACCTCGCCGCGGTAGCGCCGTTGCTGTGCGCAGGGATTACAACCTACTCACCGCTACGCCACTGGAAGGTCGGAGCGAACAGCAAAGTGGGCGTGGTTGGACTGGGTGGTTTGGGTCACATGGGTTTGAAGTTCGCTCATTCTTTCGGCGCGCATGTGGTGCAGTTCACCACCTCCGAAAACAAGATCGAAGACGCGAAGAAGCTGGGTGCCGATGAGGTGGTTGTCACCAAAGACGCCGCAGCTCTAGCCAAACACACTGGAAGCTTCGATTTCATTCTCGACTGCGTTTCGGCGCCCCACGATATCAACCAGTACCTGAATCTGCTGCGCTTGAATGGAACCCTGTGCCTTGTGGGTCTTCCTGAAACTCCCTTGTCAGTGGCTCCGTTTTCGGTGGTGGCCAATCGGCGTTCGCTGGCTGGATCGGGGATCGGCGGGATGAACCAGACGCAGGAGATGCTGGACTACTGCGCCGAACACAACATCGTCTCCGACATTGAGCTGATCTCGGTCGACAAACTGGACGAAGCTTACGAGCGGGTGTTGAAGGCCGACGTGAAGTATCGCTTCGTCATCGACATGGCTACGTTGCCTAAGGGGTAA
- a CDS encoding adenine phosphoribosyltransferase, with protein sequence MTLPINCEPLKTLIRTVPDFPKPGILFYDITTVLKDKAGFATLIDAFAQYYIGKEIDLVLGIEARGFIFGPALAYRLNAGFVPVRKPKKLPAPTARVNYDLEYGTDALEIHLDAIQPGERVVIVDDLLATGGTMQATVQLVRQLGGEIAGLGFAIELDFLKGREKFQEYDVLSLLHYDE encoded by the coding sequence ATGACACTACCGATTAATTGTGAACCACTGAAGACTCTGATCCGCACCGTGCCGGATTTTCCCAAGCCTGGGATTCTGTTCTATGACATTACGACGGTCTTGAAGGATAAGGCGGGGTTCGCCACGCTGATCGACGCCTTCGCGCAGTACTACATTGGAAAAGAGATCGACCTGGTGCTGGGCATCGAAGCTCGCGGCTTCATCTTCGGACCAGCGCTGGCGTATCGCCTGAACGCGGGATTTGTGCCGGTACGCAAGCCAAAGAAACTGCCCGCTCCTACGGCTCGAGTAAACTACGATCTCGAGTACGGGACCGATGCTCTGGAGATCCACCTCGATGCCATCCAGCCCGGCGAGCGCGTCGTCATCGTGGATGACCTTCTCGCGACCGGCGGCACCATGCAGGCGACGGTGCAACTGGTGCGGCAGCTCGGCGGCGAGATTGCGGGACTTGGATTTGCGATTGAACTCGATTTTCTGAAGGGCCGCGAAAAGTTTCAAGAGTACGACGTACTAAGCCTGCTCCACTACGACGAATAA
- a CDS encoding acylphosphatase, translating into MVCHYLVKGRVQGVGFRWFVHQEAAEIGLRGWVRNTDQGHVEIVAAGRPEELAELKDALRKGSRGSRVDAVEEQELVESEGAQLGPFEIEGAW; encoded by the coding sequence ATGGTGTGCCATTACCTCGTCAAAGGTCGCGTGCAGGGAGTCGGATTCCGCTGGTTCGTGCACCAGGAGGCGGCTGAGATTGGCCTGCGGGGATGGGTCCGGAATACCGACCAGGGCCACGTCGAGATCGTTGCGGCGGGGAGACCAGAAGAGCTTGCCGAGTTGAAGGACGCGCTGCGGAAGGGTTCGCGCGGCAGCCGCGTCGACGCCGTAGAGGAACAGGAACTGGTCGAGAGCGAAGGCGCGCAGCTCGGACCATTTGAGATTGAAGGAGCCTGGTAA
- the efp gene encoding elongation factor P, with translation MSIPATQMRPGMIIKYRDDLHLVFSVEHRTPGNLRAFIQAKLRNVRTGAMFTERFRSPDPIERVYVDEVKMEFLYNDGDEYYFMDDKFEQTMLKRDTLGDAVDYLLPNLSINVSFHDGKAVGIELPGVVEMTVMETEPGIKSATASSVSKPAKLETGLVVQVPAFINEGEKIRVDTAEGAYMSRA, from the coding sequence ATGTCGATTCCCGCAACGCAGATGCGCCCGGGCATGATTATCAAGTACAGGGACGATCTTCACCTGGTGTTCTCGGTGGAACATCGGACTCCCGGCAACCTCCGCGCGTTCATCCAGGCAAAGCTTCGCAATGTGCGCACGGGCGCGATGTTCACCGAACGTTTTCGCTCGCCTGACCCGATTGAACGCGTTTACGTGGATGAGGTGAAGATGGAGTTTCTGTACAACGACGGCGATGAGTACTACTTCATGGATGACAAGTTTGAGCAGACCATGTTGAAGCGCGACACGCTGGGCGATGCCGTCGATTATCTGTTGCCGAATCTCTCGATCAACGTCAGCTTCCACGATGGCAAGGCAGTCGGCATCGAGCTTCCGGGAGTCGTCGAGATGACCGTGATGGAGACTGAACCGGGGATCAAGTCGGCGACAGCGTCGTCGGTCTCCAAGCCTGCGAAGCTCGAAACGGGGCTGGTTGTGCAGGTGCCCGCTTTCATTAACGAAGGCGAAAAGATTCGCGTGGATACTGCAGAAGGCGCCTATATGAGCAGGGCGTAA
- a CDS encoding nuclease has product MVRRLMVVFALGCGVARAQQPIGVVGIQNANVAGALEVSNGQAILVGNTTVTARDHTAEIELKRGGTVRVCATSGLHLTSGQGATGQQPLMLALDRGAIEVQMAATTHDMVMTPDLRFTMRGDGPLDLQLRVTRNGDTCVENRGTQAPVLNIADQFGETSYVLNPGQHVLFEHGSLKEVVDHESSSCGCPPEPPPEPTMTVADALLNPGDASKTAAEQHPFPTAVSAGLAPVAVPQAPTGDLHEQVAATLSSGEGADSLTPAASPDPKGKTGDASTSAAAQTTTPPNSPPPTPPRRGFAHALGRFFRKIFGD; this is encoded by the coding sequence ATGGTGCGTCGGCTGATGGTGGTGTTCGCGTTGGGGTGTGGAGTGGCGCGGGCGCAGCAGCCGATCGGGGTGGTGGGGATTCAGAACGCCAATGTTGCAGGGGCGCTCGAGGTGAGCAACGGGCAGGCGATCCTAGTGGGGAACACTACTGTCACAGCACGAGATCACACGGCTGAGATCGAGTTGAAGCGGGGCGGCACGGTGCGGGTGTGCGCGACCAGCGGTCTGCATCTGACCTCCGGCCAAGGGGCGACTGGCCAGCAGCCGTTGATGCTGGCTCTGGATCGCGGGGCGATTGAGGTGCAGATGGCCGCGACGACGCACGATATGGTGATGACGCCGGACCTGCGTTTTACGATGCGCGGAGATGGGCCGCTCGATTTGCAGCTTCGCGTGACGAGGAATGGCGATACGTGCGTTGAGAATCGCGGAACACAGGCGCCTGTGCTCAACATCGCGGATCAGTTTGGCGAGACAAGCTACGTACTGAATCCCGGGCAGCACGTGCTGTTCGAACATGGCAGCCTGAAAGAGGTGGTCGACCATGAGAGTTCCTCGTGCGGGTGTCCTCCAGAGCCTCCTCCAGAGCCTACAATGACGGTTGCCGACGCACTCTTGAACCCAGGTGACGCCTCAAAGACTGCGGCGGAACAGCATCCCTTCCCTACCGCCGTGAGCGCGGGATTGGCTCCAGTCGCGGTGCCACAGGCTCCTACGGGAGATCTGCATGAGCAGGTTGCGGCGACCCTTAGCTCCGGCGAGGGAGCGGATAGCCTGACACCCGCCGCTTCGCCGGATCCGAAGGGAAAGACCGGAGACGCGTCTACGAGCGCGGCTGCGCAGACTACAACCCCGCCCAATTCGCCACCGCCAACGCCCCCTCGTCGCGGTTTCGCGCACGCCCTGGGCCGGTTCTTCCGAAAGATCTTTGGCGACTGA
- a CDS encoding anthranilate synthase component II: MVFVLDNYDSFTYNLVQYMGELGAEMVIRRNDELTPKEVEALRPERILISPGPCTPQDAGISMELIKHFAALGESGGRRVPILGVCLGHQAIGAAFGGNVIRAPKLMHGKTSEVEHDGKTIFAGIPSAMTCTRYHSLIVSEEGLPEELEVSARTADGETIMALRHRELPIEGVQFHPESVLTLHGKQIIQNFLKM; the protein is encoded by the coding sequence ATGGTCTTCGTTCTGGATAACTACGATTCTTTTACTTACAACCTGGTGCAGTATATGGGTGAGCTTGGGGCCGAGATGGTGATTCGGCGCAACGATGAACTGACGCCGAAGGAGGTTGAGGCCCTGCGGCCGGAGAGAATCCTGATCTCGCCGGGGCCTTGTACGCCGCAGGATGCGGGGATCTCGATGGAGTTGATCAAGCACTTCGCCGCGCTGGGGGAGTCGGGTGGACGGAGGGTGCCGATTCTTGGGGTGTGCCTGGGGCATCAGGCGATTGGAGCGGCGTTTGGGGGCAATGTGATTCGCGCGCCGAAGCTGATGCACGGCAAGACGAGTGAGGTGGAGCATGACGGCAAGACCATCTTTGCGGGGATACCGTCGGCGATGACGTGTACGCGGTACCACTCGCTGATTGTGTCGGAGGAGGGACTGCCGGAGGAGTTGGAGGTGTCGGCGAGAACGGCAGATGGTGAGACGATTATGGCGCTGAGGCATCGTGAGTTGCCGATTGAAGGAGTGCAGTTTCATCCGGAGAGCGTGTTGACCCTGCACGGCAAACAGATCATTCAAAATTTCCTGAAGATGTAG
- the trpE gene encoding anthranilate synthase component I: protein MPSFDSNSLPSAGEFLKLSRKHSLVPVYRTVTADLETPVSAFLRIAAEEPEAFLLESVEGGEHVGRYTFIGIQPYKKMVARGTRITVREGRRESTFEGDIFEELKKALSGHTPARLPGLPPFTAGAVGFFAYDVVRQIEKLPSLAKDELGVPDACLMFFDQVLAFDHVKKEIHLMVTADLTREPREGAYERAVRRLNKMERRLAEALPVRKTKRPEGKLKITSRTPKNAFLKAVEKTKEYIASGDVFQCVLSQRFDCVPGVDAFEVYRALRIVNPSPYMYFLRFGLEGAKSETHILRSAKDDNKKGKFINRGETVAHIVGSSPELLVRVHGREVEYRPIAGTRPRGGDEVKDRAMEADLRADEKEVAEHIMLVDLGRNDVGRVSEFGSVKVKDLMFVERYSHVMHMVSSLEGKLKAGLGALDAFRACFPAGTLSGAPKIRAMEIIEELEPARRGVYGGSVLYADFSGNLDSCIAIRTLFMNGEQGHFQAGAGIVADSVPEKEFEECGNKARAVVRAIERARGV from the coding sequence ATGCCTTCTTTCGACTCCAACTCCCTCCCCTCTGCCGGTGAATTTCTAAAATTAAGCCGTAAACACTCGCTCGTGCCCGTTTATCGCACGGTAACGGCAGATCTCGAGACTCCGGTGTCGGCTTTTCTGCGGATTGCGGCCGAGGAGCCGGAGGCGTTTCTGCTGGAGTCGGTCGAAGGTGGCGAACATGTCGGTCGCTACACCTTTATCGGCATACAGCCGTATAAAAAGATGGTGGCGCGGGGGACGCGCATTACGGTTCGCGAGGGGCGGCGGGAGAGCACGTTCGAGGGGGATATCTTTGAGGAGCTGAAGAAGGCTCTGAGCGGGCATACTCCGGCACGTCTGCCGGGGCTGCCTCCGTTTACTGCTGGAGCAGTGGGATTCTTTGCGTATGACGTGGTGCGACAGATCGAGAAGCTGCCTTCGCTGGCAAAAGATGAGTTGGGAGTGCCGGATGCGTGCCTGATGTTCTTCGATCAGGTGCTGGCGTTCGACCACGTAAAGAAGGAGATTCACCTGATGGTGACGGCGGACCTGACGCGGGAGCCTCGCGAGGGTGCGTATGAGCGAGCGGTGCGGCGGCTGAACAAGATGGAGAGGCGGCTGGCGGAGGCGCTGCCGGTGCGGAAGACGAAGAGGCCTGAGGGGAAGTTGAAGATTACTTCGCGGACTCCGAAGAATGCGTTTCTGAAGGCGGTGGAGAAGACGAAGGAGTACATTGCTTCGGGGGATGTGTTTCAGTGTGTGCTGTCGCAGCGGTTTGATTGTGTGCCGGGGGTTGATGCGTTTGAGGTGTATCGGGCGCTTAGGATTGTGAACCCTTCGCCGTATATGTACTTTTTGCGGTTTGGGCTGGAGGGTGCGAAGAGCGAAACGCATATCCTCCGCTCCGCGAAGGATGACAACAAGAAAGGCAAGTTCATCAACAGAGGCGAGACGGTGGCGCATATTGTGGGATCTTCTCCGGAGTTGCTGGTGAGGGTGCATGGGCGTGAGGTGGAGTATCGGCCGATTGCCGGGACGCGGCCTCGGGGTGGGGATGAGGTGAAGGATCGGGCGATGGAGGCGGATCTTCGCGCGGATGAGAAGGAGGTTGCCGAACACATTATGCTGGTCGACCTGGGGCGGAATGATGTGGGTAGGGTGAGTGAGTTTGGGTCGGTGAAGGTGAAGGATCTGATGTTCGTGGAGCGGTACAGCCATGTGATGCATATGGTGAGTTCTCTGGAGGGCAAGCTAAAGGCTGGGTTGGGGGCGCTGGATGCATTTCGTGCGTGCTTCCCTGCGGGGACGCTGAGCGGTGCGCCGAAGATTCGGGCAATGGAGATTATTGAGGAGTTGGAGCCGGCTCGGCGAGGGGTGTATGGCGGGAGTGTTCTGTATGCGGACTTCAGTGGGAACCTGGATTCGTGCATTGCGATTCGGACGCTGTTCATGAATGGGGAGCAGGGGCACTTTCAGGCGGGCGCGGGTATTGTGGCGGATTCGGTTCCGGAGAAGGAGTTTGAAGAGTGTGGGAATAAGGCGCGAGCGGTGGTGCGGGCGATTGAGCGGGCTCGGGGAGTTTAG